The Listeria monocytogenes genome window below encodes:
- the rpsT gene encoding 30S ribosomal protein S20: MPNIKSAIKRVKTAETRNSRNASQRSAMRTAIKKFDEAAANNADNAKDLYVEASKKLDSAVSKGLIHKNNAARNKSRLAAKLAK, translated from the coding sequence ATGCCAAATATTAAATCTGCAATTAAACGTGTAAAAACTGCTGAAACTCGCAACAGCCGTAATGCATCTCAACGTTCTGCAATGCGTACTGCTATCAAAAAATTTGACGAAGCAGCTGCAAACAACGCGGACAACGCGAAGGATCTTTACGTAGAAGCATCGAAAAAATTAGATAGCGCTGTGAGCAAAGGATTGATTCACAAAAACAATGCTGCTCGCAACAAATCTCGCTTAGCTGCTAAATTAGCTAAATAA
- the holA gene encoding DNA polymerase III subunit delta gives MLPEWKQIRSKKITPVYLIIGTEDYIINETKQLLIDNILEGEEVEFNYANLDLEEMPIEVVVQEAESMPFFGDKRLVMANNPLFLTTEKSKNKVEHDTAKLEAYLNEPVDYSVLCFVARVEKLDERKKLTKLLKKTATVIEAKRPNENELKKWIEAKLSENNMQMSQEAITRLIELTSGQLTTAMNELQKLMLYCFDSKEITIQDVESLVVRSLEQNIFLLLDKMIAMDIGGALRIYYDLLKQKEEPIKILALISSQFRLLNQLKLLEQQGYSQQQAATKLKVHPFRVKLASKQAKNFTELQLNQALKRLAEIDLEMKTGYGDKEQKLEWFLFELQDNRQKRV, from the coding sequence ATGCTGCCAGAATGGAAACAGATACGCTCCAAAAAAATAACACCGGTGTATTTGATCATCGGTACAGAAGATTATATTATTAATGAAACGAAGCAACTTTTAATAGATAATATTTTGGAAGGCGAAGAAGTAGAATTTAACTACGCCAATTTAGATTTAGAAGAAATGCCAATAGAAGTGGTTGTTCAAGAAGCAGAAAGTATGCCTTTTTTCGGTGATAAACGTTTAGTAATGGCCAATAATCCACTTTTTTTAACAACGGAAAAAAGTAAAAACAAAGTGGAACATGATACGGCAAAATTAGAGGCTTACCTTAATGAACCAGTTGATTATTCAGTATTATGCTTTGTGGCACGGGTAGAAAAGTTAGATGAGCGTAAAAAACTTACTAAATTACTCAAGAAAACGGCTACAGTTATAGAGGCTAAACGACCTAATGAGAACGAGTTAAAAAAATGGATTGAGGCAAAATTAAGCGAGAACAATATGCAAATGTCACAAGAGGCTATTACTCGACTGATAGAATTAACTAGTGGTCAGTTAACTACGGCCATGAATGAACTGCAAAAATTAATGCTTTATTGTTTCGATTCCAAAGAAATTACCATTCAAGATGTAGAGTCTTTAGTTGTCCGCTCACTAGAACAAAATATTTTCTTGTTGCTTGATAAAATGATTGCGATGGATATTGGTGGGGCGCTTCGGATTTATTACGACTTATTAAAACAAAAAGAAGAGCCTATCAAGATACTGGCATTAATTTCTAGTCAATTCAGGTTGTTAAACCAATTAAAGCTTTTAGAACAACAAGGTTACTCCCAACAACAAGCTGCGACTAAACTAAAAGTGCATCCATTCCGTGTTAAGTTAGCATCAAAACAAGCGAAGAATTTCACAGAATTACAATTAAATCAAGCTTTAAAACGATTAGCTGAAATAGACTTGGAAATGAAAACAGGTTACGGTGATAAAGAACAGAAACTCGAATGGTTCTTATTCGAATTACAGGATAATCGACAAAAGAGAGTATAA
- a CDS encoding DNA internalization-related competence protein ComEC/Rec2 has protein sequence MIVLAIVCANFTSSIVPICICLLGLIAFIKKSKILLLFVLIYLLTFSFLFIIEKSNTSSFTATEYSGSCQIIDNLKIDGDNFQAFVRCEKEKFQLSYKITTEEEQQKLKKLHYGQFISISANVETPSANRNQNQFNYQTYLKNQNVHYILRASNLAISNQFSPSFLMRIQNIRLKIITHLTEKIAPTISPYCLALISGEKNGFSPEMYEVYQQMGVVHLLAISGLHVNLLIGAIYFLLLKFGITRERAITCLLVFLPFYVILTGANPPVIRAATMTALLLLSEKYTTKWSSFSAICLSFILFFLLQPYVMKEVGFQLSYAVSFGIILSSRHILTKQQNAFTKSLAISFISTIMSSAVMMYHFYSFSWIGIFFNLIYVPIFTIIILPGCLTVFVLSFFSTEILHFPEAMLTFLIQLVEKLTYIFAKIPHQTIVTGRPKPVILVLIIITIIIFFNQWQKKKFPLGIFICFCFLCYLASFNLSGKVSFIDVGQGDSILIQLPYKQGNYLIDTGGQLPFEKEAWAKKRKPFTIGGSTLTPVLKSKGINRLDKVIITHSDADHMEGLDDLQKNITINELIYAKGAENKPIMKEALDAMPKVKQTIILAGANWQIGENRFECLYPNKAGEGGNDDSIVLKAVLDGKIWLFTGDLEANGEKSISEQPIQADILKVGHHGSKTSSSKEFIQKVNPTFAIISCGLNNRFGHPHAETINTLETAGVTILRTDVQGEIIYTFGKGFEATLK, from the coding sequence ATTATTGTTTTAGCTATTGTTTGTGCGAATTTTACAAGCTCTATCGTTCCCATATGTATTTGTTTGCTCGGTTTAATCGCTTTTATTAAAAAATCCAAAATTCTTCTTCTTTTTGTCCTCATTTACCTTCTAACCTTTAGTTTTTTGTTTATAATAGAAAAATCCAATACTTCTTCTTTTACAGCGACTGAATATAGCGGAAGCTGTCAAATTATAGATAATTTAAAAATCGATGGTGATAATTTTCAAGCTTTTGTACGCTGCGAAAAAGAAAAATTCCAATTGAGTTATAAAATTACAACAGAAGAGGAACAACAAAAACTAAAAAAGCTCCATTACGGACAGTTTATTTCTATTTCTGCAAATGTAGAAACACCTTCCGCCAATCGTAACCAAAATCAATTCAATTACCAAACTTATCTAAAGAACCAAAATGTACACTATATACTTCGAGCGAGTAATCTTGCTATTTCCAATCAATTCTCACCATCCTTCCTAATGAGAATTCAAAATATACGTTTGAAAATAATTACCCATTTAACCGAAAAAATAGCTCCAACTATTTCTCCTTATTGTCTCGCATTAATTAGTGGAGAAAAAAACGGTTTTTCCCCCGAAATGTATGAAGTTTATCAACAAATGGGTGTTGTTCATTTGCTAGCTATCTCAGGTCTTCACGTGAATTTATTAATAGGGGCCATCTATTTCCTCCTACTAAAATTCGGCATTACACGTGAGCGAGCCATCACTTGTCTGCTTGTTTTCTTACCATTTTACGTTATCCTTACAGGAGCAAATCCGCCAGTCATACGAGCTGCTACAATGACAGCGTTACTTTTATTGTCAGAAAAATATACTACTAAATGGAGTTCATTTTCTGCCATTTGTTTGTCCTTTATTTTGTTTTTCCTCTTACAACCGTACGTTATGAAAGAAGTGGGTTTTCAACTATCTTATGCAGTATCGTTTGGAATTATTTTATCGTCAAGGCATATACTAACGAAACAGCAGAACGCATTTACTAAGTCACTTGCTATTTCCTTCATTTCAACCATCATGTCTTCCGCTGTTATGATGTATCATTTTTATTCATTTTCATGGATAGGAATATTCTTTAATTTAATTTATGTACCTATTTTCACGATTATCATTTTGCCAGGTTGCCTAACTGTATTTGTGTTATCCTTTTTTTCAACAGAAATACTTCATTTTCCTGAAGCAATGCTTACATTTCTTATACAATTGGTAGAAAAGTTAACTTACATTTTTGCCAAGATTCCGCATCAGACTATTGTAACAGGAAGGCCAAAACCCGTTATACTAGTGCTAATCATTATAACTATCATCATCTTTTTCAACCAGTGGCAAAAGAAAAAGTTTCCTTTAGGGATATTCATTTGTTTTTGTTTCTTATGTTATTTAGCTAGTTTTAATCTTAGCGGAAAAGTTAGTTTTATAGACGTGGGACAAGGAGATAGCATTTTAATTCAACTACCATACAAGCAAGGAAATTATTTAATAGATACTGGAGGCCAACTTCCATTTGAAAAAGAAGCGTGGGCTAAGAAAAGAAAACCATTTACAATAGGCGGAAGTACACTTACCCCAGTTTTAAAATCAAAAGGAATTAATAGATTAGATAAAGTAATTATTACACATAGTGATGCTGACCACATGGAAGGGCTTGATGATTTACAGAAAAACATTACTATTAACGAACTTATTTATGCTAAAGGTGCAGAAAATAAACCCATCATGAAAGAAGCCCTCGATGCTATGCCGAAAGTGAAACAGACAATTATTTTGGCTGGGGCCAACTGGCAAATTGGCGAAAATAGATTCGAGTGCCTATATCCCAATAAAGCAGGTGAAGGAGGAAATGATGACTCTATTGTATTAAAGGCAGTATTAGATGGTAAAATATGGCTTTTTACTGGTGATTTAGAGGCGAACGGAGAAAAGAGCATATCAGAACAACCTATCCAAGCTGATATTTTGAAAGTAGGGCATCATGGTAGTAAAACCTCTAGTTCTAAAGAATTTATTCAAAAAGTGAACCCAACTTTTGCAATTATTTCATGCGGATTAAACAATCGTTTCGGTCATCCACACGCAGAAACTATCAATACGCTAGAAACGGCAGGAGTAACAATTTTACGAACAGATGTACAAGGCGAAATAATTTATACTTTTGGAAAAGGCTTTGAAGCGACTTTGAAATAA
- a CDS encoding ComE operon protein 2 has translation MQRIAWDQFFMAQSHLISSRSTCTRLMVGATIVRDKRIIAGGYNGSIAGGDHCAEHGCYVVDGHCIRTIHAEMNAILQCAKFGATTDKAELYVTHFPCLACTKSIIQAGIKKVYFAKDYKNHPYALELFNIAGVELQKVEFDESVLQVNNWNGEKMHTLVKETAVEVNIDPEKAEQLYQSISEKLN, from the coding sequence GTGCAAAGAATCGCATGGGATCAGTTTTTTATGGCACAAAGTCATCTAATATCATCAAGGAGCACGTGTACACGCCTAATGGTAGGTGCGACAATAGTTCGAGATAAACGTATTATTGCAGGCGGCTATAATGGGTCCATCGCTGGTGGCGATCATTGTGCAGAACACGGCTGTTATGTTGTAGATGGTCACTGCATCCGAACAATACATGCAGAGATGAACGCAATCTTACAATGTGCCAAATTTGGTGCCACAACAGATAAGGCCGAATTATATGTCACACATTTCCCCTGCCTTGCTTGTACAAAATCTATTATCCAAGCAGGCATAAAGAAAGTGTATTTTGCTAAAGACTACAAAAACCATCCGTACGCTCTAGAATTATTTAACATTGCTGGTGTTGAATTACAAAAAGTCGAATTTGATGAATCTGTTCTTCAAGTAAACAATTGGAACGGGGAAAAAATGCATACTTTAGTAAAAGAAACAGCAGTGGAAGTAAATATCGATCCAGAAAAAGCAGAACAACTTTATCAAAGCATCTCAGAGAAATTAAACTAA
- a CDS encoding helix-hairpin-helix domain-containing protein — MIELLRKYKHYILIGIAILCAGLVYIWIPDGKSDAVTANHAVTKEEKPKKEETKLSNEVYIDIKGAVRTPGVYKLPMDARVQDVVKIAGGLIAEADSSKLNLAEKLKDEMSIYVYKKGEEGPATQGANTEEASTGSAKINLNSATKDDLQQVPGIGESKATAIIEHREKEGLFQTIEDLKNVSGIGEKTVEKLKEYLDVN; from the coding sequence ATGATAGAGCTACTGAGAAAATACAAGCATTATATCTTAATAGGTATTGCTATTCTTTGTGCTGGACTCGTTTACATTTGGATACCAGATGGTAAATCTGATGCTGTAACTGCCAATCATGCAGTGACGAAAGAAGAAAAACCAAAAAAAGAAGAAACAAAATTATCAAATGAAGTTTACATTGACATTAAAGGAGCAGTAAGGACCCCTGGTGTGTATAAACTGCCAATGGATGCTAGAGTGCAAGATGTGGTGAAAATTGCAGGAGGGCTCATAGCTGAAGCCGATAGCAGTAAATTGAACTTAGCTGAAAAACTAAAAGACGAGATGAGTATCTATGTTTATAAGAAGGGAGAAGAAGGTCCAGCAACACAAGGAGCTAACACAGAAGAAGCAAGTACCGGTTCTGCGAAAATCAATCTTAACAGTGCAACGAAGGATGATTTACAACAAGTCCCAGGAATTGGAGAGTCAAAAGCTACAGCAATAATAGAACACCGAGAAAAAGAAGGCTTATTCCAAACAATAGAGGATTTAAAAAACGTTTCAGGCATCGGCGAAAAAACAGTAGAGAAATTAAAAGAATATTTGGATGTTAATTAA
- a CDS encoding class I SAM-dependent DNA methyltransferase, whose translation MSYEYFPGFYDRLMDSELYDEWLEFSADFIGDTPKKVLDLACGTAEFALRLSFSGHQVTGVDLSKEMVAVAKEKVAAAEINLPILEQDMSKLALKQMFDVVTCFCDSLNYLETEQALEATIQAVSAHLEPNGLFLFDVHSVFKIEQGFKNYSYGDSDEEISTIWNSFPGEHPHSVEHELTFYILDEDDTYNRVDELHKERTYPIATYENLLKKYGFTKIDIYADFSHEKPNNTSERIFFVARK comes from the coding sequence ATGAGTTACGAATATTTTCCAGGATTCTATGATAGATTAATGGATTCTGAACTTTATGATGAATGGCTAGAATTTTCTGCTGATTTTATTGGAGATACGCCTAAAAAAGTACTTGATTTGGCTTGTGGAACGGCTGAATTTGCGCTACGATTAAGCTTTTCTGGGCATCAGGTTACTGGTGTAGATTTATCAAAGGAAATGGTAGCAGTTGCTAAAGAAAAAGTAGCGGCAGCCGAAATCAATTTGCCCATTTTAGAACAAGATATGTCCAAGTTAGCATTAAAGCAAATGTTTGATGTAGTTACATGCTTCTGCGATTCACTTAATTATTTGGAAACAGAACAAGCTCTTGAAGCTACTATTCAAGCAGTTTCAGCGCATTTAGAACCAAATGGTTTATTTTTATTTGACGTACATTCTGTCTTTAAAATAGAGCAAGGCTTTAAAAATTATTCTTATGGAGATAGCGATGAAGAGATTTCGACGATTTGGAATTCATTTCCTGGCGAACATCCACATTCCGTCGAACATGAACTTACCTTCTATATTTTAGACGAAGATGATACATATAACCGTGTGGATGAACTTCATAAAGAGCGGACCTATCCAATCGCTACTTATGAAAATTTGTTAAAAAAATATGGTTTTACGAAAATTGATATTTATGCTGATTTCAGTCATGAAAAACCCAATAATACGAGCGAAAGAATCTTTTTCGTAGCAAGAAAGTAA
- the rsfS gene encoding ribosome silencing factor, with protein MNSYDTLMLTAKAADDKRAEDILALDMKGLSSFADYFVICHGNSDKQVQAIAREIKEKALENQVDVKRLEGFDAAQWILIDLGDVIIHVFHKEERSYYNLEKLWGDAPLVDVSAAFIS; from the coding sequence TTGAACAGTTACGATACATTAATGCTGACCGCTAAGGCAGCAGATGATAAAAGAGCAGAGGATATTTTAGCACTAGACATGAAGGGGTTATCAAGCTTTGCAGATTATTTTGTAATCTGTCACGGTAATTCAGACAAACAAGTGCAAGCAATCGCTCGTGAAATTAAAGAAAAAGCTTTAGAAAACCAAGTAGATGTAAAACGTTTAGAAGGTTTTGATGCGGCACAATGGATTTTAATCGACTTAGGTGATGTTATTATCCACGTGTTCCATAAAGAAGAACGTTCTTACTATAACTTAGAAAAACTCTGGGGAGATGCGCCACTCGTGGACGTTTCTGCTGCGTTTATTTCATAA
- the yqeK gene encoding bis(5'-nucleosyl)-tetraphosphatase (symmetrical) YqeK, protein MERNEVLKKVEAAMPNARFKHTLGVEKAAVELAEHYHMDVEKARITALLHDYAKYYEDDKARKIIEDEGYDPRLLAFHRSLWHAPVGAYLAEKEFGITDTEILEAIRLHTTGSATMSDFDKLIYLADYTEQGRTFPGVYKARRLALKSLDEAMLFALSNTITHLVKKQQLVFPDTLDAYNYFVNLNLEGDY, encoded by the coding sequence ATGGAAAGAAATGAAGTGCTAAAAAAAGTAGAAGCAGCTATGCCTAATGCTCGATTTAAACATACTTTAGGCGTAGAAAAAGCAGCAGTAGAACTTGCAGAACATTATCATATGGATGTAGAAAAGGCGAGAATTACCGCACTACTACATGATTATGCCAAGTACTATGAGGATGATAAAGCGAGAAAAATCATCGAGGACGAGGGTTATGATCCGCGTTTGCTTGCGTTTCATCGTTCGCTTTGGCACGCTCCAGTTGGCGCCTATCTGGCAGAAAAAGAATTTGGTATTACGGATACAGAAATACTAGAAGCGATTCGCCTGCATACGACAGGAAGCGCTACAATGTCTGATTTCGATAAACTTATTTATTTAGCCGACTACACCGAACAAGGAAGGACATTTCCTGGCGTGTATAAGGCGCGTAGACTAGCACTTAAATCTCTTGACGAAGCAATGCTATTCGCTTTATCGAATACGATTACGCACTTAGTCAAAAAGCAACAACTGGTTTTTCCAGATACACTGGATGCCTATAATTATTTTGTTAATTTAAATTTGGAAGGAGACTATTAA
- a CDS encoding nicotinate-nucleotide adenylyltransferase, which yields MRHKIGILGGTFDPPHLAHLRMAQEAKKQLGLEKILFLPNKIPPHKHISGMASSDERVEMLQLMIEDIDSFEIDTRELMRTGKSYTYDTMRDMISEHPDTDFYFIIGGDMVEYLPKWYHIDDLVKMVTFVGVNRPRYQTEVPYDIVKINMPETTISSTEIRNNIENANTFLPEKVWSYIKEHQLYGKK from the coding sequence ATGAGACATAAAATCGGCATCTTAGGTGGAACATTTGATCCGCCGCATTTAGCGCATCTCCGCATGGCACAAGAGGCTAAGAAGCAACTAGGACTTGAGAAAATTCTTTTTCTACCTAATAAAATCCCGCCGCATAAACATATCAGTGGTATGGCTTCAAGTGATGAGCGTGTAGAAATGCTTCAATTAATGATAGAAGATATAGATTCCTTTGAAATTGATACACGTGAACTCATGCGTACGGGAAAGTCCTATACGTATGACACAATGCGTGATATGATAAGCGAACATCCAGATACAGATTTTTATTTCATTATTGGCGGGGACATGGTAGAATATTTGCCAAAGTGGTATCATATAGATGACTTAGTAAAAATGGTGACATTCGTTGGGGTTAATCGCCCGCGATATCAGACGGAAGTTCCATATGATATCGTTAAAATCAATATGCCAGAAACGACGATTTCTTCTACGGAAATTAGAAATAATATTGAGAACGCGAACACCTTTTTACCAGAAAAAGTATGGTCATATATAAAGGAGCATCAACTTTATGGAAAGAAATGA
- the yhbY gene encoding ribosome assembly RNA-binding protein YhbY: MLTATQKRFLRKEAHTIQPIFQVGKGSVSPNLIIHVKEALEARELIKISILQNCEEDKQTVAEKISARSGAEIVQVIGRTIILYKTSVNKQQIKLP; the protein is encoded by the coding sequence ATGTTAACAGCTACACAAAAACGTTTTTTAAGAAAAGAAGCGCATACTATCCAACCAATTTTCCAAGTAGGAAAAGGAAGCGTATCACCAAACTTAATTATCCACGTAAAAGAAGCACTAGAAGCGAGAGAATTAATTAAAATCTCGATTCTACAAAATTGCGAAGAAGATAAACAAACCGTTGCAGAAAAAATTAGTGCTCGTTCAGGCGCGGAAATCGTTCAAGTCATTGGCAGAACGATTATTCTGTACAAAACCTCTGTAAATAAGCAACAAATTAAGTTGCCATAA
- the aroE gene encoding shikimate dehydrogenase: MEKYVVIGNPIRHSLSPAMQNRIFQELGMNAEYNSVLIEEDAFEIEIKKLMDSGVRGFNITTPFKERILPFLDELEDLAAASGAVNTVLKKEGKWYGFNTDGKGYLEGLEEIRSITEDDSILITGAGGASKAIYLALSTHTDAKITVANRTTEKAIEMTKDNNNHHAITLEEAEKQLADFTIIIQTTSIGLEASKNKSPISLANVKKGTICSDIIYNPAETAFLKEAKKNGAITQNGLPMFVNQGALAFEIWTGIKPERSLMKEAVLEQLGGN, encoded by the coding sequence TTGGAAAAATATGTTGTTATCGGAAATCCTATTCGTCACTCGTTATCACCAGCTATGCAAAATCGGATTTTTCAAGAACTTGGAATGAATGCGGAGTATAACTCTGTTTTAATAGAAGAAGACGCTTTTGAAATAGAAATCAAAAAACTAATGGATTCTGGAGTACGTGGCTTTAATATTACAACACCATTTAAAGAGCGTATTTTACCATTTTTAGATGAACTAGAGGATCTTGCAGCAGCTTCTGGCGCAGTGAATACTGTGCTAAAAAAAGAGGGCAAATGGTACGGATTTAATACAGATGGCAAAGGCTACTTAGAAGGATTAGAAGAAATCCGCTCCATCACAGAAGATGATTCTATTTTAATTACCGGTGCAGGTGGTGCAAGTAAGGCGATTTACCTAGCACTCTCAACTCACACCGATGCTAAAATAACCGTTGCCAATCGTACAACGGAAAAAGCGATAGAAATGACAAAAGATAATAATAACCATCACGCCATCACATTAGAAGAAGCAGAAAAACAACTGGCTGATTTTACGATTATCATTCAAACAACATCTATCGGTTTAGAAGCTTCCAAAAACAAAAGTCCGATTTCGCTGGCTAATGTAAAAAAAGGAACGATTTGTTCTGACATTATTTATAATCCAGCTGAAACAGCCTTTTTGAAAGAAGCAAAGAAAAATGGAGCTATTACCCAAAATGGCTTACCAATGTTTGTTAATCAAGGGGCACTAGCCTTTGAAATATGGACTGGGATAAAACCAGAGCGATCACTGATGAAAGAAGCAGTACTCGAACAATTAGGAGGAAACTAA
- the yqeH gene encoding ribosome biogenesis GTPase YqeH codes for MTEEIRCIGCGAIIQTEDPDKIGYAPKSSLNNEQVICKRCFRLKHYNEIQDVALTDDDFLRILNQISSKQALIVYVVDIFDFDGSWLPGLPRFAGSNPVLLVGNKEDVLPKSLKRDKLTRWMRTRAKEQGLAATDVVLVSAEKGHGFDTLLEKIEELRNGQDVYVVGCTNVGKSTLINRIIKQASGENNVITTSQFPGTTLDKIEIPLADGNVLVDTPGIINHHQMAHFIDTTTLKAITPKKEVKPAVFQLNEEQTLFLGALARLDYVSGGRKSLVVYVSNNLPIHRTKLEKADALYEKQAGIVLQPPTEEGMETLPKLVPYSFTIKEKADIVFSGLGWVTIPEGGAKVTAWVPEGVSATIRTSLV; via the coding sequence TTGACAGAAGAAATTAGATGTATTGGTTGTGGCGCGATTATTCAAACAGAAGACCCTGATAAAATTGGCTATGCACCAAAATCATCCCTGAACAATGAGCAAGTTATTTGTAAAAGATGTTTTCGTCTAAAGCATTACAATGAAATTCAAGATGTTGCACTAACTGACGATGATTTTTTACGTATTTTAAATCAAATTAGTTCGAAACAAGCCTTAATTGTTTATGTAGTAGATATTTTTGATTTCGATGGTAGTTGGTTGCCTGGACTTCCTCGTTTTGCAGGAAGTAATCCGGTGTTACTTGTCGGGAACAAAGAAGATGTGTTACCAAAATCATTAAAACGTGATAAGTTGACGCGTTGGATGAGAACTCGTGCCAAAGAGCAAGGCTTGGCGGCGACAGATGTCGTATTAGTTAGCGCGGAGAAGGGTCACGGTTTTGATACGCTTTTAGAGAAAATTGAAGAATTGCGAAATGGACAAGATGTCTATGTTGTCGGTTGTACAAACGTTGGTAAATCAACGCTGATCAACCGTATTATTAAACAAGCATCCGGGGAAAACAACGTCATTACAACATCTCAATTCCCAGGAACAACGCTTGATAAAATTGAAATCCCACTAGCAGACGGCAATGTGCTTGTTGACACACCAGGAATTATTAACCATCACCAAATGGCGCATTTCATCGATACAACAACGTTAAAAGCTATTACACCTAAAAAAGAAGTAAAACCAGCTGTTTTCCAATTAAACGAAGAACAAACACTATTTTTAGGGGCGCTTGCTCGCTTAGATTATGTTTCAGGTGGTCGCAAATCATTAGTAGTTTATGTATCTAATAATTTACCAATTCACCGGACAAAATTAGAAAAAGCAGATGCATTATACGAAAAACAAGCAGGAATAGTGCTTCAACCGCCTACAGAAGAAGGAATGGAAACACTGCCTAAACTAGTTCCGTATTCTTTCACAATTAAAGAAAAAGCGGATATTGTCTTTTCCGGACTTGGCTGGGTGACAATTCCAGAAGGCGGCGCGAAAGTTACTGCGTGGGTTCCTGAAGGCGTGAGCGCAACTATCCGGACATCACTCGTTTAA
- a CDS encoding YqeG family HAD IIIA-type phosphatase: MLKQFSPDKMLNTPFGITAAQLRKMGKTTILTDLDNTLLAWDQLDATDEVINWFTILKEEGIKVMIFSNNNEERVARVAKAIDVPYLARAKKPLGANFRWALKEMDATPEETVMIGDQIMTDIFGGNRQKLTTIFVRPVKQTDGMATKLNRMMESVILKRLAKKNQIKWEESL; encoded by the coding sequence GTGTTAAAGCAATTCTCACCAGATAAAATGTTGAATACTCCATTTGGAATAACAGCAGCACAACTTCGCAAAATGGGAAAGACGACTATTTTGACTGATCTTGATAATACGCTGCTTGCATGGGATCAACTAGATGCAACGGATGAAGTTATCAACTGGTTTACTATATTGAAAGAAGAAGGAATCAAAGTTATGATTTTTTCTAACAATAACGAAGAACGAGTTGCTCGTGTGGCAAAAGCAATCGATGTTCCTTATTTAGCGCGGGCAAAAAAACCCTTAGGCGCTAATTTTCGCTGGGCATTAAAAGAAATGGATGCAACACCAGAAGAAACTGTGATGATTGGCGATCAAATTATGACAGATATATTCGGTGGAAACCGTCAAAAATTAACCACTATTTTTGTGCGCCCTGTCAAACAAACAGATGGTATGGCAACAAAATTAAATCGAATGATGGAAAGCGTTATTTTAAAACGATTAGCAAAGAAAAACCAAATTAAGTGGGAGGAATCACTTTGA